From Candidatus Amoebophilus asiaticus 5a2, the proteins below share one genomic window:
- a CDS encoding ankyrin repeat domain-containing protein codes for MHKTYKLSHQLVAYILLLSLFLQSCGNHSIPSVPLPQGASPSLPSNIRQKQYSNASLLRVSSEQDGYSASTDNLSRVQTNNEPIVNVEEMAVSFKGDLHNSADISSNSNALPILINQSAAINEKAEMQGSVTHQVTHAKPSKSSAQAFQARRHGKITGKWDGRQELSASHSIAALLTNQVYIAQGGYQVRFEKQAEDALQAIVEHQYFKGIPKRILPVIINLDSSYSAAAIKNPIWQKQYIQVLKDYVYVGSKGGKGGMGEEGGDKNPENKAKENEKDKEKETEKEEMGQSVNNNILEQLLKITTAKGIKTTVSNIWATGEGIDNALNNLLQDQAHILAPDFSGTHSPASEDEDNAIQGTIDYAKAISERILLDGGILARPIIMILNTTPVGVLRTHDMTKEGGLHWQTCVILPKNYTSLSGKSLDNKEEIIFYVDSLNPDKEIPSPLLYILKGGGLDILKTENTTRIRAIKPIFPNIEVKHKLGAKQQKDGWSCGWWAVYNALMILYTGDIKYVEQFKNPSNEIAYKLRTLLPGLDEKPVEDKKSKEKPTKTHTSHQSSLNTRTEEIDSRLVPGSLTPGGLKPTQHGVSYQLALLTLAAIRAHNNGKNFYLVSEANECEKFDDLVIDYGDSITFLQAKHSSKDPKEDGYTKTDFCADPESKDKKKSGASLAKYFDSWLRLKRGEYVKKENGEEKTSKFIFFTNRHIKDGDMYLEPAKLEADEFLFKGLETKTLRFNEGDSRNEFIDAIRAYSKEVAKDQGNDIIPNLKTLDKELQAAAEYLQKIYIEKAKPGAFHIGGHSHLPLKIIALVGLLKAHDNIKNAILIKNSKAFQEWLDNVTITTKIRNCSNIIDVSSVSEDEWQAAVDYLQKIYTQKARPGSFHIDGHSKLPGRIICLIDLLKTKQYIKNRILSIKVKRFQDWLENVTITTNITSPNKVLDARMEKEIQQFLDEFIIKVEQPSVTPLFELLVDDFKLNSNIGGQELFNAINNRMYQWLSDPKACLLKSNKFGSWMKVEEGDLNRFYLLGNTKIYEQEFEGNYPLDLNGLEIKKLYKFLSEENKLTLAVINENENGGIKARVYQTIKKLAIQDTEWAFLTIDSRNIPRLPDILAGNVTKFIIVDCRGSNRLPKENEGILHVAAENGKKIVLLVNHMQRKELSSLLNEKKDICRKFNLNALTDKQVLGICKQYTDKYLSVGGKYLQLSSVLKSKGSGLYKQLTNIDALYSIIKSLVDAKGNFNSGLPYNVYVENDLVRLTPAYSLLSLLQTVNVGLFIIEGVNKQQLDTWLQQNLKHTYVVGNAAVSEDTRYRLVDNIDSKLEHIYKEKLIYISDGKEINHSSYLQLKLINQEEYEVTVTSKSNLVKLPVPSRYYDFSQNESHDKEVKIKHAGFEFLKEQRPMFSILTAHAGFGKSAFCLKQCDTWRGSEEGELSSWVVRINLPQLELRQQPSFLDAFTKRATSEDWPDWKLKALQYDMQTAGRVFLLLDGFDEIKDERTVQLLNNWISNLSDTVSVLITTRPYAANKIMPNNAMLRCMTLREYNEVQHKQYIYRYLDVLFKEISNEKEGFIQPSEQILSLSANVVYEQLKSLISKSTSRLLGIPLESYIFCEALRPYIRDHYLKLYKKKKAKDALDESISSIFSNVLTPSLQTSLEDISFNYEIDGSKEDFDELDIKSIFSGLRQLNVATLYQHFILSKLQMFLQKHMQMEADTTLRLKHRAYTLTASYTELLMAFAFRQAFSLSYDHLSVMLRMIHYNAGMICELYDTGLVELINYGNEYTIKFNHETYQEYFAALHILKGLAGGKGDMYNAVKQAIIEHCYMPKYRMIMIMAAQLSVSGDPIIPAWNQNDKEQLRKFWKTLATAGDVLGAASSKLLKDCLQGLLPEQISKLSEVLKGYDWGVHILQCIGEVEKKRNSKVEIEGEFIQDIDIPFDTESTSFQSKQISRMSNKEKDKLRCLFKDKSKVVSATKDALATISQDELAQIFAEIVGSEANTLNSYWDIDGGFQAMVLLGNCFNMQHANYFVKRIEKDPSWRTMPALNAVRSLLAQNPKGEAKIACDKVLLCLAEQYEHISDAGVLRSMLRIFFKPIMEALIARFNTEISIQTVSEKIKRGEGIQMSDCSLSNAVFYESVCNFIKMLDLAYHTGYAVIPIKDYSVIRFVGDTEIKCELGNTSLMKVFQRIVSGIFTIYKEICDEYDREGLVASEWISENLHTKQWRTKSLKLLNEDYEEKVFAIVIQNKDIFKAWFEQVKDDSRKLYNLYKQIAKSGLIDKHHAEIFTSELGQKGSQAMKMRSYWSKYGGIETTQFCWRYFNKKIADYLILRAGWWEDNMSLVKYTLNVIRGCLLANSADDATYEEAIAAYNFAAEEINKDPNGWLEGQKLEVIIPQKTQLRFLKAVKHNSEQEVRKLLNVPGLDVNFKNNAHFSALHLVALSGNYIIATFLLSQPIIDVNIQDAKGRTPLHIIASRGNWSVAQRLVAHPNIQLNLLDAKGRTALDMAKKYNHKSLIIFLLVKSVVRDNNLK; via the coding sequence ATGCATAAAACCTATAAGCTAAGCCACCAGCTCGTGGCTTATATATTACTGCTTAGTTTATTTTTGCAAAGTTGTGGTAATCATTCTATCCCTTCCGTGCCTCTTCCACAAGGGGCTTCGCCTAGTTTACCATCAAATATTAGACAGAAACAATATTCTAATGCTAGCCTGCTAAGAGTGTCATCTGAACAGGATGGTTACTCTGCTTCTACTGATAATTTATCGAGAGTGCAGACAAACAATGAGCCAATAGTTAATGTAGAAGAAATGGCAGTAAGCTTTAAAGGAGATTTACACAATTCAGCCGATATCTCATCTAATTCTAATGCTTTGCCTATCCTTATTAACCAGTCTGCTGCTATTAATGAAAAAGCTGAAATGCAAGGGAGTGTAACTCACCAAGTTACACATGCTAAACCATCAAAAAGTTCTGCACAAGCATTCCAAGCTAGAAGGCATGGTAAGATAACAGGAAAATGGGATGGTAGGCAAGAATTAAGTGCTAGCCATTCAATAGCTGCCCTGTTAACCAATCAGGTATATATAGCACAGGGTGGCTACCAAGTAAGATTTGAAAAGCAAGCAGAAGATGCGTTACAAGCTATTGTAGAACATCAATATTTTAAAGGAATTCCTAAAAGAATACTGCCTGTAATAATAAACTTAGACTCCAGCTACTCTGCTGCAGCAATTAAAAATCCAATTTGGCAAAAACAATATATACAAGTCCTTAAAGATTATGTATATGTAGGTAGTAAAGGGGGGAAAGGAGGGATGGGAGAAGAAGGTGGAGATAAAAATCCAGAAAATAAAGCTAAAGAGAACGAAAAGGATAAAGAGAAAGAAACTGAAAAAGAAGAAATGGGCCAAAGTGTTAATAACAACATATTAGAACAGTTGTTAAAGATAACAACTGCTAAGGGTATAAAAACTACAGTTTCTAACATTTGGGCTACGGGTGAAGGAATCGATAATGCTTTGAATAACCTATTGCAAGACCAGGCACATATCCTAGCTCCTGATTTCTCTGGCACTCATTCACCAGCTTCTGAAGATGAAGACAATGCTATTCAGGGTACAATAGATTATGCGAAAGCTATATCAGAACGTATTCTTTTAGATGGTGGAATTTTGGCTAGGCCTATAATAATGATACTTAATACTACTCCTGTGGGTGTTTTAAGGACACATGATATGACAAAGGAAGGTGGTTTGCACTGGCAAACATGTGTTATATTACCAAAAAATTATACAAGTTTGTCAGGTAAATCGCTGGATAATAAGGAAGAAATAATATTTTATGTAGATTCATTGAATCCAGATAAAGAGATACCTAGTCCATTACTTTATATTCTAAAAGGTGGTGGCCTAGATATACTAAAAACTGAGAATACTACACGTATACGAGCAATTAAACCAATATTTCCTAATATTGAAGTGAAACACAAACTGGGTGCGAAGCAGCAAAAGGATGGTTGGAGCTGTGGTTGGTGGGCTGTATATAATGCATTAATGATTCTGTATACTGGAGATATCAAATATGTTGAACAATTTAAAAATCCTTCCAATGAAATAGCTTATAAGCTTCGTACACTCTTACCAGGCTTAGATGAGAAGCCAGTAGAAGATAAAAAATCTAAGGAAAAACCAACAAAAACTCATACATCACACCAATCTAGCTTAAACACTAGAACTGAAGAAATTGATTCTCGACTTGTGCCAGGTAGTCTAACACCAGGTGGGTTGAAGCCCACTCAGCATGGAGTTTCCTATCAGTTAGCATTACTAACATTAGCTGCAATAAGAGCCCATAATAATGGCAAAAACTTCTATTTAGTGAGTGAAGCAAACGAGTGCGAGAAATTCGATGATCTAGTGATTGATTATGGAGATAGCATCACTTTTCTACAAGCAAAGCACAGTTCAAAAGATCCAAAAGAAGATGGATATACTAAAACCGATTTTTGTGCCGATCCAGAAAGTAAAGACAAGAAGAAGAGTGGTGCAAGCCTAGCAAAGTATTTTGATTCTTGGCTTAGGCTCAAACGAGGTGAATATGTCAAAAAAGAAAATGGCGAAGAGAAAACTAGTAAGTTTATCTTCTTCACTAACCGCCATATAAAGGATGGAGATATGTATTTAGAACCAGCCAAATTAGAAGCTGATGAATTCTTATTTAAGGGTTTAGAAACTAAAACCCTAAGATTTAATGAAGGTGATAGCCGTAATGAATTTATAGATGCGATAAGAGCGTATTCCAAAGAAGTGGCGAAAGATCAGGGTAATGACATTATACCAAATTTAAAAACTCTGGATAAAGAGTTACAAGCTGCTGCTGAATACTTGCAAAAAATATATATAGAAAAAGCAAAGCCTGGTGCTTTTCACATAGGTGGACACTCACATCTTCCCCTTAAAATAATTGCTTTGGTTGGCTTATTGAAAGCACATGACAATATCAAGAATGCAATATTGATCAAAAATAGTAAAGCATTTCAAGAATGGTTGGATAATGTAACCATTACTACAAAAATACGAAACTGTAGCAATATAATTGATGTGAGTTCGGTTTCTGAAGATGAGTGGCAAGCTGCTGTTGATTACTTGCAGAAAATATATACACAAAAAGCAAGGCCTGGTTCTTTTCACATAGATGGGCATTCAAAACTTCCTGGTAGAATAATTTGTTTGATCGATTTATTGAAAACAAAGCAGTATATTAAGAATAGAATTTTAAGTATAAAGGTTAAACGGTTTCAAGATTGGCTGGAAAATGTAACGATTACCACGAACATAACTAGTCCTAACAAAGTACTTGACGCCCGTATGGAAAAAGAGATACAGCAATTTTTAGATGAGTTTATTATAAAGGTGGAGCAGCCAAGTGTGACTCCTCTATTTGAACTTTTGGTAGACGATTTTAAGTTAAACAGCAATATAGGTGGGCAGGAACTATTCAATGCAATTAATAATAGAATGTACCAATGGTTATCTGATCCTAAAGCCTGTTTGCTAAAATCTAATAAATTTGGTAGCTGGATGAAAGTTGAAGAAGGGGATTTAAATCGTTTTTATCTTTTAGGTAACACAAAGATATATGAGCAAGAGTTCGAAGGAAACTACCCACTGGATCTAAACGGGTTAGAGATTAAAAAATTGTATAAATTTTTATCAGAGGAAAATAAATTGACACTTGCTGTAATTAACGAGAATGAGAATGGTGGTATTAAAGCACGTGTTTATCAAACCATTAAAAAGCTTGCTATTCAAGACACAGAATGGGCATTCTTAACTATAGATTCTAGGAACATTCCGAGATTACCAGATATATTGGCAGGGAACGTAACAAAATTTATAATTGTGGATTGTAGAGGTAGCAATCGATTACCTAAAGAAAATGAGGGAATATTACATGTTGCTGCAGAAAATGGCAAAAAGATTGTTCTTCTGGTAAACCATATGCAGAGAAAAGAACTTAGCTCTTTACTCAATGAAAAAAAAGATATCTGCCGTAAGTTTAATTTGAATGCTTTAACAGATAAGCAAGTATTGGGGATATGTAAACAGTATACTGATAAATACTTATCTGTCGGAGGGAAATACCTGCAATTATCATCAGTTTTGAAAAGTAAAGGTAGTGGTTTGTATAAACAGCTCACCAATATAGATGCCTTATATTCAATTATTAAAAGCCTTGTTGATGCTAAGGGGAACTTTAACTCTGGCTTGCCATACAATGTGTATGTTGAGAATGATCTTGTACGACTTACCCCAGCTTATAGTTTGCTATCTTTATTACAAACTGTAAACGTAGGGCTATTTATTATAGAGGGTGTAAATAAACAGCAACTTGACACGTGGCTCCAACAGAATCTTAAACACACATATGTCGTTGGAAATGCAGCTGTTAGTGAAGATACTAGATATCGCTTGGTTGATAATATAGACAGTAAATTAGAACATATATATAAAGAAAAGCTTATTTATATTTCGGATGGTAAAGAGATCAATCATAGTTCTTATTTGCAGCTTAAATTAATTAACCAAGAAGAATATGAGGTTACTGTAACCAGCAAGTCAAACTTAGTAAAGCTCCCTGTACCATCCCGCTATTATGACTTTAGCCAAAACGAATCGCATGATAAGGAAGTAAAGATAAAGCATGCAGGGTTTGAGTTTCTAAAGGAGCAAAGACCAATGTTCTCAATCTTAACTGCTCATGCAGGTTTCGGTAAATCAGCATTTTGTTTGAAGCAGTGCGACACATGGCGGGGTTCAGAAGAGGGCGAATTATCATCTTGGGTCGTGCGAATCAATTTACCTCAATTAGAGTTGCGTCAACAACCATCATTTCTTGATGCATTCACCAAGAGGGCTACCTCGGAAGATTGGCCAGACTGGAAGCTAAAGGCGCTTCAGTATGATATGCAAACAGCTGGACGTGTCTTTTTATTGCTAGATGGGTTCGATGAGATTAAGGATGAAAGGACTGTGCAATTGTTGAACAATTGGATAAGTAATTTGTCCGATACTGTCAGTGTGCTAATCACTACCAGGCCCTATGCTGCTAATAAAATTATGCCTAACAATGCAATGCTGCGTTGTATGACACTAAGAGAATATAATGAAGTCCAGCATAAGCAGTATATATATAGGTATTTAGATGTGCTATTTAAAGAAATATCTAATGAGAAAGAAGGTTTCATACAGCCCTCAGAGCAAATATTAAGTTTGTCTGCGAATGTAGTATACGAGCAGTTGAAATCTCTTATAAGCAAAAGTACATCCCGTTTGCTAGGTATACCCTTAGAAAGCTATATATTCTGCGAAGCACTAAGGCCATATATCAGAGATCACTATTTAAAGTTATACAAGAAAAAGAAAGCCAAGGATGCTCTAGATGAAAGTATAAGTTCAATATTTTCGAATGTGCTAACGCCAAGTTTACAAACATCCTTGGAAGATATAAGCTTCAACTATGAGATTGATGGGTCAAAAGAAGACTTCGATGAGTTAGACATAAAGTCAATATTTTCAGGTTTAAGGCAATTGAATGTAGCAACTCTGTATCAACACTTTATTCTATCAAAACTGCAAATGTTCTTGCAAAAACATATGCAAATGGAAGCTGATACAACATTAAGACTGAAACATCGAGCATATACACTTACAGCGAGTTATACAGAGCTATTAATGGCATTTGCTTTTAGACAGGCGTTTAGCCTATCATATGATCACCTCAGCGTAATGTTAAGGATGATTCACTACAATGCCGGAATGATTTGCGAACTTTATGATACAGGACTTGTGGAACTAATAAACTATGGGAATGAATATACCATAAAATTTAACCACGAAACCTATCAAGAGTATTTCGCTGCGCTCCATATCCTCAAAGGATTGGCTGGCGGTAAAGGAGATATGTATAATGCAGTCAAGCAAGCAATAATTGAGCACTGTTATATGCCGAAATATCGGATGATTATGATTATGGCAGCACAGTTGAGTGTAAGCGGTGATCCCATCATTCCAGCTTGGAACCAAAATGATAAAGAGCAATTAAGAAAATTTTGGAAAACACTAGCAACTGCTGGTGATGTCTTGGGGGCTGCTTCATCAAAACTTTTAAAGGATTGCTTGCAGGGCTTGCTACCAGAGCAAATTAGTAAGTTAAGTGAGGTTTTAAAAGGGTATGATTGGGGTGTACATATTTTACAGTGTATCGGGGAAGTTGAAAAAAAACGTAATAGTAAGGTTGAGATAGAAGGAGAATTTATACAAGATATAGATATTCCTTTTGATACTGAGAGCACTAGCTTCCAAAGCAAACAAATCTCAAGAATGAGTAATAAGGAGAAAGATAAGCTTAGATGTTTATTTAAAGATAAGTCAAAGGTGGTTTCAGCAACAAAGGATGCACTTGCTACTATTAGTCAGGATGAGCTTGCTCAAATATTTGCTGAAATCGTTGGCAGTGAGGCAAACACACTTAACTCCTATTGGGATATTGATGGGGGATTCCAAGCAATGGTTTTATTAGGCAATTGCTTTAACATGCAGCATGCTAACTATTTTGTAAAGAGAATTGAGAAAGATCCCTCCTGGCGTACTATGCCTGCGTTGAACGCAGTTCGCTCTTTGCTGGCTCAAAATCCTAAAGGCGAGGCAAAAATTGCTTGTGATAAAGTTCTTTTATGTCTTGCTGAACAATATGAACATATTAGTGATGCTGGAGTATTACGTTCTATGCTCAGGATCTTTTTCAAGCCGATAATGGAAGCATTAATTGCAAGGTTTAATACTGAAATTTCTATTCAAACCGTGAGTGAAAAGATTAAAAGAGGGGAAGGAATACAAATGAGCGATTGCTCTCTGAGCAACGCAGTATTTTATGAATCAGTATGCAATTTTATTAAAATGCTTGATCTAGCCTATCATACTGGATACGCAGTGATTCCAATAAAAGATTATAGTGTAATCAGATTTGTAGGCGATACCGAAATAAAGTGTGAGCTTGGAAATACATCTTTGATGAAGGTTTTTCAAAGAATTGTTAGCGGCATATTTACGATATATAAGGAGATATGTGATGAGTATGATCGAGAGGGCCTAGTTGCGAGTGAGTGGATTTCAGAGAATTTACATACCAAGCAATGGAGAACTAAAAGCTTGAAGTTGCTAAATGAAGATTATGAAGAAAAAGTTTTTGCTATTGTTATTCAGAATAAAGATATTTTCAAGGCTTGGTTTGAACAGGTAAAGGATGACAGTAGGAAGCTATATAACTTGTATAAACAGATTGCGAAAAGTGGATTAATTGACAAACACCATGCTGAAATATTTACAAGCGAACTAGGACAAAAAGGCTCACAAGCAATGAAAATGCGCTCTTATTGGTCCAAATATGGTGGCATAGAGACTACCCAGTTTTGTTGGAGATATTTCAATAAAAAGATTGCTGATTATTTGATTCTTAGGGCTGGTTGGTGGGAAGATAATATGAGTTTAGTAAAGTATACATTAAATGTGATTAGAGGATGTTTACTTGCAAATTCAGCGGATGATGCAACATATGAAGAAGCTATAGCGGCATATAATTTTGCAGCTGAAGAGATTAATAAAGATCCTAATGGTTGGTTAGAAGGGCAGAAGCTTGAGGTAATAATCCCTCAGAAAACTCAGCTCAGATTTTTAAAAGCAGTGAAACATAACAGTGAACAAGAAGTGAGAAAGTTGCTTAATGTGCCGGGTTTAGATGTAAATTTTAAAAATAATGCTCATTTTAGCGCACTTCATCTGGTAGCACTTAGTGGCAATTATATCATAGCAACGTTTTTGCTTAGTCAGCCTATAATAGATGTTAATATACAGGATGCTAAAGGTAGGACGCCTTTACATATAATAGCATCACGTGGAAATTGGTCAGTAGCGCAAAGGCTAGTTGCACACCCGAATATACAGCTCAACTTGTTAGATGCAAAGGGTCGAACTGCTTTGGATATGGCAAAAAAGTATAACCATAAGTCACTGATTATTTTCTTGCTTGTTAAGTCCGTAGTACGGGATAATAATTTGAAGTAG